The Nitrospirota bacterium nucleotide sequence TCAGCATCCTGCAAGAGGACCACGATCAACTCCAATAGGAGGCCGTATGAATCTAGAAGTTGAAAGCAGAAACATCGAGATGACTCCCCGCTGGAAAAGCGAAATCGAAACGCGCATGGCAGATCTCCATGAGCGGCATGACGATTTAATCCATGGGCGAGTCACCCTCACGAAAAACCTCCATCACAAGAAGTTGGCCAACGTTGCCGAGGCACTCATCGTCGTCACGCTCCCAGGCCGTCACACCATGACCGCCCGCAAGGAAGACAAGACGTTCGAAGAGGCCATCAGAACCGCCTTCGACGCCATCGCCATCGAACTCCGCAAGCACCGTGAGAAGCGGGGCCGCACTGAGGTGCGCACGGCTCCAATTCCTCCCTTGCGCGGCGTGATCTGCAAACTCTTCCCAATAGAAGGCTACGGGTTCATCCTCAAGGAGGGCGGGGGGGAAGTGTATTTTCACAAACACGCGCTGCAGGGACTCACGTTCGACGAACTAGACAATGGAACTGACGTTGCCTTCAACATGGAGGAAGGCGAAAAAGGCCCTCAGGCAACAACGGTGCACCGTCCGTCCCCACTCGTCCCATAAAACCATTCTGGAAGCTGGGAAACAGAAGACTGAGGCAAGCAACAAGTCGTTCTATCAACACACGTAGGCTGTTCAAAACGGTCGTCCAGCAAGGCCGCAGCCGACGAACGCACCGGAGGCGTAGCCCCTGGCTACGTTGAGGATGCGTTCAAGGCGAGAACGAAGCTGGCGGACGTTTTCAACAGCCGACGAGGAATCACGATGACGATTGATAAGTTCAAGATCCCCGTCTCCATGCTGTCGCCGACCGTCGATCCGGCACAGCTGGGGTTCGACGACACCAGCGAACTGGAGCCCCTGAACGAAATTATCGGACAAGAGCGAGCCGTTGAGGCCTTGGAGTTCGGCCTCAACATGAAGGGCCCGGGCTTCAATATTTATGTGTCTGGTCCGGTCGGAACCGGCAAGGGGACGCTCGTTCGCACCATGGTGAAGCGGCAGGCCCAGGGGGCGCCGGCCCCGGCCGACTGGTGTTATGTGAATAATTTCCAGGATGCGTCGCGTCCAGTCTGCCTTTCATTTCCAGCAGGACAGGGTTGCGCCTTCAAACGCGAGATGGCGGCGTTCATCGAAAACTTGCGACGTGACATTCCCCTCGCATTTGAAAGCAAGAAGTATCTGGATGCCAAGGCCAAAATCATTGAGGACACGGAGTCGAAAAAGAAAGCGCTGTTTCAAGACCTCACGAAACTCGGCCTGACGCGCGGGTTTGGATTCGAAGAAACACCGGCAGGGTTCGGACTCGCCCCCCTCAAAGAGGGCCAGCCGATGACGGACGAACAGATGGAGGCCCTGACGGAGCAGGAACAGCAAGAGATGACGGAGCGGCGGAAAATACTCGAAGGCGAGATCCGTGAATTTCACGTCCGTATCCACGGCCTTGAGAAAGAAGCCGAGCACCAACTGCGCCTGCTGGACCACCAAATAGTGGCCAATCTCCTGGAGGGCCGCTATGAGACGATACGCCGTGCCTACCTGGACTTGCCGGCGATCTCCGGCTATCTCGAACGAGTACACCACGATATTATTCATCACTATAAGGACTTCCTCCCGCACGAAGGCCCGGCCATTCACCTTCCAGGACTGGAGCCTCGTCGGCCCGACATGACCCGCTACCTCGTCAATCTCATTGTCGAAAATAACCAGACGGAGGGAGCACCGGTTATCGATGAATCTCACCCGACCTATACCAACCTGATCGGGAAGATCGAGCGGAAAGCCCAGATGGGCGTCATGTACACCGATTTTATGGAGATCAGGGCCGGCGCGGTCCTACAAGCCAGCGGCGGCTATTTGATCGTCAATGCGATGGATGTCCTCCGCCAGCCTTTTTCCTGGGACGCGCTGAAGCGCGTGATCAAGACCGGGGCTGTCAAAATCGAAGATCCCGCCGAGTTCTATGGTTTTTCCACCGCGGGCCTCAGGCCGGAGCCGATTCCCGTCAACGTGAAAGTCATCATGGTCGGGCCTCCGATGCTGTATCACCTCCTGCAATCGTACGAAGAAGACTTTTCGAAGCTCTTCAAGGTGAAGGCGGATTTCGACACCGAGGTGGTGCGGAGCGAGCGGCAGGACCGCCAGTATGCGCGCTTCGTCGCCAAACTCTGCCGGGAGGAAGGGCTCCCGCATTTCGGCGTCGATGCCGTGGCAGAGGTCATCAAGCAGGGGTTCCGATTTGCGGATCGGCACGACCGGCTCTCGTTGCGCCTCAGCCTGGTCAGCGACCTCATCAGGGAAGCCAGCTACTGGGCCAAAAAGGAAGGCCATGCGTTCGCCACTCGCACGGACGTCGAAGCCGCGGTCTCGCACAAACGCCATCGGTCGAATCTGGTGGAGCACTGGGTCCAGGACGAGATCAAAGAAGGCACCTTGATGGTAGATCTGGACAAAGAGGTCGTGGGCCAGGTGAACGGCCTCTCCGTGCACGAACTCGGGGACTACGCCTTCGGCCGCCCGATCAGGATCACCGCACGCACCTCCGTCGGCACCAAAGGAGTGATCGACATCCAACGCGAAGCGGAACTCGCCGGCAACATCCATAGCAAGGGCGTGATGACGCTCGCGGGATTCCTCACCGGCAAGTTTGCCGGGATCCAGCCCTTTGCCTTGAGCGCCTCACTGACCTTCGAACAGACCTATTCTGAAGTGGAAGGTGACAGCGCCGCTGTGGGCGAATTGGTCGCCATCCTGTCCAGCCTCGCGGATCTCCCCGTCCGTCAATGGCTGGCCGTGACCGGCTCCGTCAACCAGCTGGGTGAGGTGCAGCCGATCGGCGGCGCGAATGAAAAGATCGAAGGATTCTTCGAGTCCTGCGTCCGACGGGGACTGACCGGGAAACAAGGGGTGATTATTCCAGCCCGCAACACCAAACATCTTGCCCTCCGGCGCGATGTGGTCGAGGCGGTGGAAAGCGGACAATTCACGATCTACGGCGTGAACACGATCGAAGAGGCCGTCGAATTGCTGACCGGCGTGCCGGCCGGCGAGCGTGGTCTTGATGGGGAGTATCCTCCCGACACGGTCTACGGCCGCGCGGCGCAACGGCTCGCGGAGTTGGCCGAGGCCCTCGCCGAATGGAGCGACAGCGAACCGGCGTCGGGCGGCCGCATCATCACAGAAGTCTAGGGGGAAACACGTCATGCCCATGTACGA carries:
- a CDS encoding ATP-binding protein; the encoded protein is MTIDKFKIPVSMLSPTVDPAQLGFDDTSELEPLNEIIGQERAVEALEFGLNMKGPGFNIYVSGPVGTGKGTLVRTMVKRQAQGAPAPADWCYVNNFQDASRPVCLSFPAGQGCAFKREMAAFIENLRRDIPLAFESKKYLDAKAKIIEDTESKKKALFQDLTKLGLTRGFGFEETPAGFGLAPLKEGQPMTDEQMEALTEQEQQEMTERRKILEGEIREFHVRIHGLEKEAEHQLRLLDHQIVANLLEGRYETIRRAYLDLPAISGYLERVHHDIIHHYKDFLPHEGPAIHLPGLEPRRPDMTRYLVNLIVENNQTEGAPVIDESHPTYTNLIGKIERKAQMGVMYTDFMEIRAGAVLQASGGYLIVNAMDVLRQPFSWDALKRVIKTGAVKIEDPAEFYGFSTAGLRPEPIPVNVKVIMVGPPMLYHLLQSYEEDFSKLFKVKADFDTEVVRSERQDRQYARFVAKLCREEGLPHFGVDAVAEVIKQGFRFADRHDRLSLRLSLVSDLIREASYWAKKEGHAFATRTDVEAAVSHKRHRSNLVEHWVQDEIKEGTLMVDLDKEVVGQVNGLSVHELGDYAFGRPIRITARTSVGTKGVIDIQREAELAGNIHSKGVMTLAGFLTGKFAGIQPFALSASLTFEQTYSEVEGDSAAVGELVAILSSLADLPVRQWLAVTGSVNQLGEVQPIGGANEKIEGFFESCVRRGLTGKQGVIIPARNTKHLALRRDVVEAVESGQFTIYGVNTIEEAVELLTGVPAGERGLDGEYPPDTVYGRAAQRLAELAEALAEWSDSEPASGGRIITEV
- a CDS encoding HPF/RaiA family ribosome-associated protein, encoding MNLEVESRNIEMTPRWKSEIETRMADLHERHDDLIHGRVTLTKNLHHKKLANVAEALIVVTLPGRHTMTARKEDKTFEEAIRTAFDAIAIELRKHREKRGRTEVRTAPIPPLRGVICKLFPIEGYGFILKEGGGEVYFHKHALQGLTFDELDNGTDVAFNMEEGEKGPQATTVHRPSPLVP